In Myxococcus virescens, a single genomic region encodes these proteins:
- the ybaK gene encoding Cys-tRNA(Pro) deacylase has product MKTNSARLLDSLGVKYALRDYDVDLEDLSAESVAAKVGMPAEQVFKTLVARGDRTGVLMAVVPGNAELDLKALARLSGDRKVDTVPLKELQPLTGFIRGGCTAIGGKKDYPVYVDETMELFDAIAVSAGVRGTQLVLAPADYLRVTKAKTGPISRDKA; this is encoded by the coding sequence GTGAAGACGAACAGCGCCCGGCTCCTGGACTCGCTCGGCGTGAAGTACGCGCTGCGCGACTACGACGTGGACCTGGAGGATTTGTCCGCGGAGTCGGTGGCGGCCAAGGTGGGCATGCCCGCCGAGCAGGTCTTCAAGACGCTGGTGGCGCGCGGCGACCGCACCGGCGTGTTGATGGCGGTGGTGCCCGGCAACGCGGAGCTGGACCTGAAGGCGCTGGCCCGGCTCAGCGGAGACCGCAAGGTGGACACCGTGCCGCTCAAGGAGCTCCAGCCGCTCACCGGATTCATCCGGGGCGGCTGCACGGCCATCGGCGGCAAGAAGGACTATCCCGTGTACGTCGACGAGACGATGGAGCTGTTCGACGCCATCGCCGTGTCCGCGGGCGTGCGTGGCACGCAGCTCGTGCTCGCTCCCGCGGACTACCTGCGCGTGACGAAGGCGAAGACGGGCCCCATCTCCCGCGACAAGGCCTGA